The Penaeus monodon isolate SGIC_2016 chromosome 17, NSTDA_Pmon_1, whole genome shotgun sequence genome contains the following window.
tcattattatttttattattattattattattattattattactgttactattgctattattagaatTTGCTATTATTACAAACATTATATTAGGATACATGTTTtgacaagaaatatatatcttaGAGTATCAGATGATTTTTAGACCAAGAAACTTTCAGATTTACAGAATTATGCCTTGTTGGAACCATTAGTCTTGGATTTTGGAAGTGTTAAGAAGTGTAGacctgtgctgtgtggtgcagcagtAGCCACCTTGTCTAGctatcttgctgacctgcgttcaaatcccttgcCGCCAGTGGATTGTATCTAGCCTCTAGCTAGTTCCTTGTACACGGGATAatttagaaggaaaaaatgaaacgggtagcatgtcacaccaagattaTCCATTGTAATAAgtggaataaaactaaatgaaaaaaattattaattaaagacATAAACATAAAAAGCCTACCGGTTGaacctatttatttttatatttctggaATGTCAGTACATTAATTCTTGTCTCATTTTGCTAGTCactggtatttatttatttgtttataattatatatattatgtattatgtaatactttatatatatatatatgtgtgtgtgtgtgtgtgtgtttatatataataaatatttatgttcatatatatatatacatatatacatatatacatatatacatatatacatatatacatatatacatatatacatatatacatacatatacacacacacatacatacatacatacatacatacatatatacatatacatacatatacatacatatacatacacatacatacatacatacatacatacatacatatatatatatatatatatatatatattatattattattatcaatattatctatatatatatatatatatgtataatattaataatatatatatatataatataatataatatatgtatataatatatagtactatatatatataatatatattatatatttattatatatgtatatatatattattatatatatatgtatatatatatatatatatatatatattaatatatatataattatgtatattatatatgtatatatattatatatatatatatatatatatatatatatatatatattattatagataaatgaattagtatagatagatataatatatgtaattatatataattattatttatatatagtatagtatattatatatataatattatattatatatagtaatttatattatatatatataatatataattatatataattatattatattatatatatatatatatatatatttatatataattatattatattattaatataatatatataattatatatataatatattaatattataatataatataatatataatattatataatatatataaatattatatatttattattatatatatatattatatatatatatatatatatatatatatattatatatatatatatatatatatatatatatatatatatatttgtgtgtgtgtgtctaggatGATAATGCCCATCATatccacatttatattatatagtagcaATATTTGTGATGTTAGTAgtgcaatatttatttattttatttgttgaatTTCCATTAGATTATCTGTGATGattacttgattattattattattattattattattattattattaatactattattatgattattattattatcgtatttctGGTGTTTTTAAATATCTTCATAAATTATATCACTAGGCCTATACATATTACAGTTGTTAGGGTCATCAGTTGaaactctctttctcactcactcactctcactcaccttctctctcattcctccctccctcccccccttcctctcccctttattccacccccccccccccccactttctaaTTATTCTGAGCGAGGGAGATTAACTGTCACAGGATTGGCTGGAGAGAAGAGTGACAGGTTCAATCCTATTGATTGGTTTTGCATTGattggggttgagggggggggggggtagaagggaaaggtagagaggagtggggggggggggggggagctcgatGAGGAGGGATGAGATTAATGTAACTATTATCAAcgttgatgatcattatcatcatatcatcgtgATGCTTGGTATTATTTTcactcttattataattattattgttattatcattaatatttttttttattattattattattattattattattattattattattgttgttgttgttgttattcttcttatttttatcattatcaatcaaaatgatatcattattattatcattattattgttgttattatcataatcatatcattatcaatttattacataacatgcacacgcacactcactcactcactcactcactcactcactcactcactcactcactcactcactcactcactcactcactcactcactcactcactcactcactcactcactcactcactcactcactcactcactcactcacacacacacacacacacactcacacacactcactcactcactcactcactcactcactcactcactcactcactcactcactcactcactcactcactcactcactcactcactcactcactcactcactcactcactcacacacacacacacacacacacacacaacacacacacacacacacacacacaatcacacacacacacacacacacaatatatatatatatatatatatatatatatatatatatatatatatatatatatatatatatatatatatatatatcaacctaagaaagaaagaaaatagacccAGACAGTTATGAACATTGACACTGTTCTATCTTATCTATGGGGAGGGGAAagttagacacacagacacacaaagatagataaataggcataaGATTGATAGGCTGAGatagtggttttgtgtgttagtgtgtgtgtgtgtgtgtgtgtgtgtgtgtgtgtgtgtgtgtgtgtgtgtgtgtgtgtgtgtgtgtgtttgattgtattTATTGCCATGAAGGTGCAGAGTTTAGTTTATCTATAATGATACGAAGAGACGGAGGAAAATTAATCTGTCAAGTTATTAGAAATAGGAAGTTTCAGTtcgtctctcttatatatatatttatttatttattatatgcagAGACTGAGAGTAGAAAAGAGATGTTTCAGAcaggttttttttagatattattttgcCTTCTCCTAAGGTCCCTAAACACCCAGTGGAATTTGTGTTCGTGAGTTGAATAACCTTAGCAAGTAGCTAGTGACAGTTGCAGATGAGCAGGTGTCAGCATGATAGAGTAGAAGCTGATAAGGAGGAGGTTGTTTTGcaattgatacctttttttttctctctctctctgtctctctgtctctttctctctctctctctctctctctctctctctctctctctctctctctctctctctctctcttttctcttttgtcttttttcttttctttcttttctctgtcctttctttcttttttcttttcattgtccattcttttcttttctttgtcttttccttctctcgttttctgttttcctctccatTCCATTTCCTAATTTTGATATGCCCTTTTAACAATAAATCATTCTGTATCTCCCAtcatttatgtttctctctctctctctctctctctctctctctctctctctctctctctctctctctctctctctctctctctctctctctctctctctctctctctctctctctctctctctctctctctctctctctctctctctctctctctctctctctctctctctctctctctctctctctactctttcttttatgtatttttaccaagaattatcatatatataaagaaggaaagataatagagataataacagatatttttttttttatctactagaTATTAGCAGTTATAAAAGTGTCAGTTGTTGACAGCTTTATAATGTGTCTGGTTGACATTGACGGCCTATCAGGCATTCTTTGAAATTTTGTTATAAAAGGTTTGTGGTTATCACTGTTAGCAAGAAGATATTTGGATATCTGATAATGAattttttcactccttttctttccttctccatctttttctgtctcctttctctctctctctctctcttatggttTAGCCACTGATGCCATGTCCacagtgattttagtttattaattttgcTTATACGGAAACGGCATCACAagagcttagtcaccaaggagtcagttattatgAGTCCTGCTTCATTTTCAgtgactttatttatattttctattgtttgtttctgttagtactgatgataacattataatcCCAATGTCTGTAACAATATTGATAGCAGTAATGACATTAATAGGGTTAGAAAAGAAATTGCAAAGGATTGGGATATCAGGTGAGGTCGGTTAAGCTTACAAATTGACGCCTTGATGACTTAAATTCATGTGGAGACCTCTGTATGTATACAaagttcacaaaacaaaactacagtggacagttattgtggttgtttttcttgagtgtgtgtgtgtgtgtgtgtgtgtgtgtgtgtgtgtttagataattTTGATATCCGTTTGCTTtggttttcttcatttctctgcctgcttatgttattttattctgagtacctctctttctctctctctgcaggtgTTACAGTACCAGCCAGTGAAATACGAAGTGTTGCCCCTCTCACCCCTGTCTAAACACCGACTAAGTAAGTGATAGTGTAATAGGAAAATCCAgaagtagtagtttttttttttttcttcttcttcttcttcttcttttcctttttcttcttcttcttcttcttctcttcttcttcttcttcttctttttcttctttctagaaTGCCCCCCTGATTTTGAgacttgaaaaaaatgtatatatgcaaaaaattatttaaaggatTTCTAAGTATGGTACTATTTTATTACCAGATAATTTCTGTTTTACAGAATATGTAAACAAATGCAGtacaagtatttaaaaaaaaatgttttgaggcAAAAAGTAAAAACCCTGAAACTGATCATCAAGTAAAATATAAATTCCAATGTCTTGCTAATGCATCAGTGAAATAAGATACCAGTGTCATATTATCATGTATCTAAAAGAGCTGCCAATGTAAACTAAATATACAGTCAATATCCTTAAACCCTTTGATATTGTAGTGTGTCTATGTCAGTGTCATGATGGTAGGCTAGAGTTTCTCATTTTGTGAACTCAGTAATACCCTTGGCAACAAAGCAGCTGAAATGCATAGGGCTTTGTCAGTATGTAGACTTAACTGTAACTGTTTCTTTGGCTTTGAAAAATCTCCTGTAAGTTTTGCTTAACTTTGATAAAAGAATGTATAGTATTCTAACATAAGTGGGATATATGTATTCAGTGGGTCAAAAGTCTCTACGTCTTCGACTACAATTTCTATTTGGCTTTAGTTGTAGTTTAGATGACTCATTGGTTTTGAAGAATGggatttttgtatgtttgttttccaGAAGAAAGTGCACACTACATAGCAGCAaataatccttatcattgttccctcacccctccttgaAGGTTTGGTGAAGCGCAAAGTGTTAGTACTGGACCTGGATGAGACCCTGATTCACTCACACCACGATGGAGTTATTAGGCAAATGGTTAAGCCAGGAACGCCCCCAGACTTCGTGCTCAAGGTGACCATTGATCGGCACCCTGTACGCTTCTTTGTGCACAAAAGGCCCCACGTCGACTTCTTTCTGGACATAGTGAGTGCTGCAGCTTGTGCttccaccacttttttttttttttttttttttttttttttttttttttttttttttttggggggggggggtgctaaagAATGTTTATTAGGGTCTTTGAGATAAAGGTTATCTGCCCTATCATAAGCCACTGTTGCATGGCAAAGTTAGCACTTGTCATGTTTTTCATCGCCTGTCTTAAAAAATTTTCTGCCATTACATATCTGTCATTGCTATCTGCACTGTATACTGTTGCTGAACTGCTGGTTACTTTGGGTtatagagtgagagggagtgaggaagacaaaaagaaaaggatagcCTAGTATTTGTCTTCAGCAAAGAGTAGGTTGTTATTAGAAATTCATTTCCTATTTTCTAAAGTTCTGGGAAAAGTGATATTTGTGTTATTCTTtttcaatttgtatttttttaagttgCTACTGAGTGGGACTTTTTATTTCGCAGAGTATTAGGAGAaacatttgcatattttcatCCATCCTCTAACACCAACTGTACTTCTTGCAGGTGTCACAGTGGTATGACCTTGTGGTATTCACAGCCAGTATGGAGATATATGGAGCAGCTGTGGCAGACAAATTGGACGGAGGCCGAGGGATTTTACGCCGTAGATATTATAGGCAGCACTGCACACTCGATTACGGTAGCTACACCAAGGACCTAGCTGCCATATGTCCAGATCTGGCCTCTATATTCATTCTGGACAATTCCCCCGGTGCATATAGGCAATATCCAGGTGGGTGCTCTGAGTGTTTTTTATGTACTGATTATCTTTTATGGATGAAGGTAAAATACTGATAGATTTTGAtgttcctccaccttcccctttttctattgATGTCTTTCATCTTGTTGAAGGTTTACAAATGCCTAAAATGCCTTAAACTGGAAACATGGTCAAATATCCATTTCATGCCTTTATATTCCTCCCTATAGACAATGCAGTGCCAATCAAGTCGTGGTTCAGTGATCCACTGGACACCTCCCTACTCAACTTATTGCCCGTGCTAGATGCACTGCGGTTTACAGCTGATGTACGTTCGGTCTTATCCCGAAACCTACATCTCCACCGTTTATGGTAGCACTCAGGTCGGTATTAGTTGTATTGTAAGGTGAATTGCAAAACATGTAGAATATGGGAAATTAAGGAATACTTCACAGTGTaggtaatgtacatatatatatgcctgttatctgtatgcatatccatatatatccatccatccatatgtcTGCCTTTCTTGTCTGTCAATGTTTGTTTTTCGAGTAATCTGCTTGTCTCTATATAAATGCTATAATGTGCATTCATCTTTCCTTTCAGGGTTGTAGTTTGTAGCGTGTGGCTGTGGCTTTTCAAGTTAACTATTGGCCACTGTTATTGGTCTCAGGGGTGCATGGGGGCTTGGCCCGTGCCGCGTCCTGCTGCGCCATGTGTTGTGGACGCTGCCACCGGAGAACTCtcatgctccccctcccctccccatttccccccaaccccaacccccttccgTGGATGTGAGGGTTTAGAATGAATGTTGAAAGTGTTGACGCCACCTTtgttgtatatgattttttttttttttttttttttttttttttttttttttttttttttttctctccccttttttccccccctttttttgtgtgtggtatagatgGCGACACGTTCCAGTCACATTTGGGCTGGGCGCTTAGGCCTGTACACAACTTTTTTCTGACAATGGACAAATTTTACCTTTATAGTGTGtgcaaaacatttttatatggagtaatgtttaaaagaaataaaaaaaatcttagaagatatatgtactttatgtttaaaaaacaaaaaaaaaatccaaaaaaaaatgtgagagaataaaataaaaaggattaaaaaaataaaaacaagagagagagaatgagaactaGAAGTTTTACTGTGTTTAGTGTCCAGCCTTTAGCACAACTAGGCCACGTGAGTCTGTAAAGTGGGCTCAGAGCTCTGCTAGAATATCAACCCTTTGGGGGCACGGAAACTATTCCCTGTGTCATATGAAGGGTCTTTTTGGCCTCGATGTGTCAAAATGGAGACTACCCACTAACACACGAAGGTACAAAGGTTATAAACATTGGTTGTAAGAGTGtacgtttgtgagtgtgtgcctgTATTGGTGTCGTCCATCGTTGAATGCACAAGGTGCAGGctcttttaaaaagtatatatcctTTAGTCAGGTCTTTAGATGTGGAAGTGGAGAGGGACTTGGGTGCCAGGACTGAGGTGATGGGCAGACCATGGCAGGTGGTGGGcggtggtagggggagggagctAGGGGAAGGTGGCGCCATTCTTGTGAGGAGACTCATGTTgtgtggaaggaagagaaagagtctTGCTTTTTTACAGGATGCTAAAGAAAGGACATAAGAAATTCGGTGGTAAATAGGCTTTAGAATTTGGTATAGGGTTCCCAGTTGCTTGTTGCAGAAAGTTTATAGGCCAGGTTCCTAAAGATCAAAGCTGAATTTCCACATGCAATTGTAGAATATGGCACCAGTGAGGATGCCACAGGCTGACTTGTGGGATCAGCAAGTCTTCCACAGAAGTAGGTCAAGTTCCAGGTGAACAAACTTCTCTCCCTGTGCTCCTCTGCCTAAATCAGTGATCATGCAGAACTGAAGCCTTTTTAATTGTCTTTTTATGCCATTTAATTTCTGTGAGGTGCACATACCACTTGCATCACACATGGGGGAAGGAGGTCAGGTGTGCAGTCTCCTCGCACTGTAATGGCTGACTCAGTCAAAAGAGGCTATGTACCTAAAAATGTGATAtggtttatcatcatcactttccttGACTTAATTCCCAGAATTGGGAGGTACTTAGATGACTAACAGTGAAATTGCACGTTTGGAGTGTGAGATAGTTTCATAGCTAAAAAGTTGATTTAATTGTTGTTGCTATGTTAAGTATGAATTAAACACTCATTAAAAGCCACTTTCATCTTTAAGCATCAAGctttaattgaaaaaaagagcTGTTGATTTTtgttgataaaaaagaagaaagataatattcCTTGTTTTTCATTGCATTTATGGATGTGATTGTTTTTACTTAAAACTTGTGTGATGTTTTcctatttacttttcttctttttcttcatcaattTACTTGGAAAGTCTGTACTTTGATGGTAGGGGAGGGTGTCTTGGGTAGATGTGTGGTTAAGGTAAAGTGAAAATACTGCTCTGAGTATATTATTAAAAGAGTTAATTTATTTTCTTGagaatttggggatttttttcatgttgatttATAAAGTCTATTAATATTTTCTCTCATGATTGTTTACTTAGCTTGTCAAGAGAAGACTGAAAGCTGTTGTGTTACTCAGACATGTTACCCTGTCTCACAAAGAGTCTGATTTTAGGGGGCAGTGCTCTTAGGAGTGATGTAGCACTAGGGTGGCTTATGTGTATGAATTGTCAGCACCTCTAGGGATGTgttatgaaaaagaaatttagtTTAGGAAAAGGTTAGGCTTGTATGAGGTTCATCTTTTCCGAAGGAATTGGAGGGAGCCAGATCTCTCAgtgtaaaaaaggaaacagtatgtacgtgtttgtctgttagtctgtgttttattagcacacacacacacacacacacacacacacacacacacacacaccacacacacacacacacacacacacacacacacacacacacacacacacacacacacacacacacacacacacacacacacacacacacacacacacacacacacacacacacacacacacacacacacacacacacacacactcactctctttcttgttttacttttacatatatggatgtgtgtatatatattttcacatatatatatatatatatatatatatatatgtgtatatatatatataatatatgtatttatataaataaatttatatttatatttatatatatatatatatatatattttttttttttttttttttttttttttttttttttttttttttttttttttttacacgtgtgtgtgtgtgtgtttttgtttgtttgtttgtctgtctgtctttgtcatgCATGCATGAGTATATGTAAATGAGTGAGTGGTAAAAGccaagagagaaaagtaaaggtGTGTAAAATTCATCGGTAATGAAATGCTGTCAGGCAAAGTTAAGAGTTAAAAGACAAAGTTAAAAGAAATGTGAAGATGTTAGAGGAAGCGAAAGGTCTCTTCTCATATCTTGAAATAGTGTGATGCCAATTTTCTAAACTGAACTGTAGTGATTGCATAAAATGCTGCTTTGTTATACCTCCCAGACTGAAGTTGGAGGAGAAAATATATGTGAAACTGAACAAGGGTATTCTGtaaatttttagaaaaggaaggaaatttttgggaaaaaaaagtgtctcCAAGACAATCTGCAGGGCTGACAAAAATAGTTTCATGGCACTGGCTGAATATTAAAAAATTGGACTTCACTAAATGAGAAATTGACTTGATGTGGTCTTCTGCGACACATTTGATAGAACTAGAGTGTCATTTTCAATCAATGTTCTGCTGTTAGATTGAAGATGTCTCAAATGTTtcactgaaaatataaaaatgttagatCACTTGGATTAAATATTATGGGTTGATAAACATGAAATGCTTGAGTGAAAcaagtgtatatgtatctattatatgtatatacccttCTGCCATACAGTTGTCATTGGTTGTGACTGTGTTTGTTCTCTGGAAGCAAGTCTGGTGAAGTCTTCAGCATTACCTGTTCCTTAGTGTGAGAGAGGAACTTTTCCTTGGTTGATGACACTCCATTCTTCCTTGCTCAAGTCAAGGTTATGAGGATTCTGCTCTTTCCTAAGTGCCCAGATGTGGTTTAGAGTACTCTGCATTTTCTGCGCCACTCGAGCTCTTGAACATACATTTGCACGAAGCGCCAGTCATGTGTGAAGACCTGTGGGAATGTCACAGCCACCACAGGCCAGCAAGGTAAGGTACCACATTTAGGCATTTATTATTCTTTACCTTAATGtttttagtttctttattttgtcataATCTCTGCCCCCCATGTCTTTAAGTCCTGTATTTTGGCATTGccataattttcaaatatttttcttgCCTGATTTATAAGGCAATGACAAGTCTGTGTGTTGATTGGCAACACCATACTCATATTAGCATCCTACACTGAAAGTCGACCTAGTATCTCTCATGATGATAattagtcctctctctctctcttcagataATTCTATGGCACACTTTGGCTTCCAAGATAAAGTTCCAATTGGGAATGAACAAGATCAGCCAGTGGTAACCAGTTTTACTGACAAGATGTAAATGAAGTCTTGATTTTTCCAGTCATTTGCATCAAATATTTTGGTGAGCACATGTGGATCCActcttacatatatgtaaagacagtacacatttatacatattcagcTAAAACATAAtgctttcatatatgtatggtaGCAAAAATCATATAagcactttcatatatatatatatatatatacacacacacacacacacacacacacacacacacacacacacacacacacacacacacactcacacacacacacacacacacacacacacacacacacacacacacaggaacacacaggaacacacatacacgggcacacacacacatacgggcacacacacacatatacaggcagacacacacaagcacacacacacacataggcacaggcacacacacaggcacacacacacacaggcacacacacacacacacacaggcacacacaggcacacatacacacacaggcacacatacacacacaggcacacatacacacacaagcacacacacacaacacagacacacacacacacacacacacacccacacacacacacacacacacacacacacacacacacacacacacacacacagaggcacacacacacacacagaggcacacacacacacacagaggcacacacacacacacacaggcacacacacacacacacacacacacacacacacacacacacacacacacacacacacacacacacacacacacacacacacacttgctcacAGCAAGAATCCCCaatgcaaagaagaaaaaatagaaaagaacaagACTTCAAGAGCACAAAGCCCACTTAAGGTATGCTAGCCAAGAATTCCGAAGACTTGAGGAAGATATGCTAAGAATA
Protein-coding sequences here:
- the LOC119583801 gene encoding CTD nuclear envelope phosphatase 1 homolog; translation: MYKQLQMGFRTFLLLAQKIWSFICYVLRKQARVVLQYQPVKYEVLPLSPLSKHRLSLVKRKVLVLDLDETLIHSHHDGVIRQMVKPGTPPDFVLKVTIDRHPVRFFVHKRPHVDFFLDIVSQWYDLVVFTASMEIYGAAVADKLDGGRGILRRRYYRQHCTLDYGSYTKDLAAICPDLASIFILDNSPGAYRQYPDNAVPIKSWFSDPLDTSLLNLLPVLDALRFTADVRSVLSRNLHLHRLW